One genomic region from Kamptonema formosum PCC 6407 encodes:
- a CDS encoding diguanylate cyclase has product MLTTNTIYRLMIYRPTDRTAKVVLPPNQLLKILLVEDDPVDAELIEEFLDSVSNIEIRVKTVARLSLALKSLLEGEFDAILLDLSLPDSFGIDTVKSVKAQALTAPIVVLTSLNDENMAIEAVRCGAQDYLVKRGFSGQLLVRAVHYAIARSRTEEALRQVAQREQLLGRMIERIRSSIISISLPNSDLDYYSDVPASVFAGGSIQLANILHKTVAEVRQFLKTDRVVIYRCRGSTKAGQEEKEGAAIASDGSFNCYVGSRDIDAPLALSCDWVSKTESFVAVEDINTAQLDAEDKKLFAEFHIKAVLTVPIWQTSELRRQKWDSEKGGDEEIEKWEEGEKILLDRLPKKHLLWGILAVYHCSNSRQWQQWEVDFLQQLANQVALAIQQSELYGHLEIANRKLQRLATTDELTGIANRRQFNRALNLEWRRCARELVSLSLIICDIDFFKLYNDCWGHPAGDACLVRVACAIATSIKRPADLAARYGGEEFTVLLPNTSIEGAIAVARAIRTSVEILKLPHPQSSINPYITLSFGIASALPLADASPDSLIQSADRALYQAKAKGRNRICQVVSKP; this is encoded by the coding sequence GTGCTAACGACCAATACTATCTATAGGCTGATGATATATCGTCCCACCGATCGCACTGCTAAAGTTGTGCTTCCGCCTAACCAATTGCTTAAAATTCTTTTGGTGGAGGATGACCCTGTAGATGCCGAACTGATAGAAGAGTTTTTAGATTCAGTCAGTAATATCGAGATTCGGGTCAAAACAGTTGCTCGCCTCAGCTTAGCGCTAAAAAGTTTGCTAGAGGGAGAGTTTGACGCGATTTTATTAGATTTGTCTTTACCGGACAGCTTTGGAATTGATACTGTCAAAAGCGTGAAAGCACAAGCATTAACTGCTCCAATAGTCGTTTTAACTTCACTCAATGATGAAAACATGGCAATTGAAGCAGTACGCTGTGGAGCACAGGATTACCTAGTCAAAAGGGGGTTTTCCGGGCAATTGCTAGTTCGTGCTGTGCATTACGCGATCGCGCGATCGCGAACGGAGGAAGCCTTGCGGCAAGTAGCCCAAAGAGAGCAACTTTTAGGGCGAATGATCGAGCGTATCCGCTCTTCAATTATTTCAATTTCTCTACCCAATAGCGATTTAGATTACTACTCTGATGTGCCGGCCAGCGTGTTTGCAGGTGGTTCTATTCAACTAGCCAATATTCTTCATAAGACAGTAGCAGAAGTGCGACAATTTCTGAAAACTGACCGCGTTGTAATTTATCGGTGCCGAGGTTCCACAAAAGCAGGACAAGAGGAGAAAGAAGGTGCTGCGATCGCATCTGATGGGTCTTTTAACTGCTATGTTGGTAGCCGAGATATTGATGCACCTTTAGCTCTTTCTTGTGACTGGGTAAGCAAGACGGAATCTTTTGTGGCAGTAGAAGATATCAATACGGCACAACTAGATGCAGAAGACAAAAAATTGTTTGCCGAATTTCATATTAAAGCAGTTTTGACAGTACCTATATGGCAAACATCAGAACTGAGAAGGCAAAAGTGGGATAGCGAAAAAGGGGGAGATGAAGAGATTGAAAAATGGGAAGAGGGGGAGAAAATTTTACTCGATCGTTTGCCCAAAAAACATCTGCTTTGGGGGATATTGGCAGTATATCATTGCAGTAATTCTAGGCAGTGGCAACAGTGGGAAGTGGATTTTTTGCAGCAGTTGGCAAATCAAGTAGCACTTGCTATTCAGCAGTCAGAACTTTACGGCCACTTAGAGATAGCTAACCGCAAATTGCAGCGACTGGCGACTACAGATGAATTAACCGGAATTGCCAACCGTCGCCAATTTAATCGCGCCTTAAACTTGGAGTGGCGGCGGTGCGCGCGAGAGCTAGTTTCGCTATCTTTAATTATCTGTGATATCGACTTTTTTAAGCTTTATAACGATTGCTGGGGTCATCCTGCTGGCGATGCCTGTTTAGTCCGAGTTGCCTGTGCGATCGCCACCTCTATCAAACGTCCGGCCGATTTAGCTGCCCGTTACGGCGGTGAAGAATTTACCGTACTTCTGCCAAATACAAGCATAGAAGGCGCGATCGCTGTCGCCAGAGCAATTCGCACCTCCGTAGAAATACTGAAGCTTCCCCACCCCCAATCCAGTATTAACCCGTACATCACCCTCAGTTTTGGAATTGCTAGCGCACTTCCCCTTGCTGATGCTTCTCCCGACAGCCTAATTCAGAGTGCCGATCGCGCCCTCTATCAAGCTAAAGCAAAAGGCAGAAATCGGATTTGTCAAGTAGTTTCCAAGCCTTAA
- a CDS encoding response regulator: MANDSEDVCFLVQEAVREVPLAIAFYCVENGEKLLDYLYRRDRYGDPNNSPCPNLILLDLNMPKLDGREALAMIKSDPNFRHIPIVILTTSQQDGDILHCYRLGANSFIVKPITFEALVEVMNTLCRYWFEIISLPPEF; this comes from the coding sequence ATGGCTAATGACAGCGAGGATGTCTGTTTTCTAGTGCAGGAGGCAGTGCGAGAAGTTCCATTAGCGATCGCATTTTACTGTGTTGAAAATGGCGAAAAACTGCTAGACTATTTGTATCGCCGCGATCGATATGGCGATCCTAATAATTCACCCTGCCCAAATCTCATCTTACTAGATTTGAATATGCCGAAGTTGGACGGTAGAGAGGCCCTAGCGATGATTAAGTCTGACCCCAACTTCCGCCACATCCCGATAGTGATACTAACTACCTCACAGCAAGATGGAGATATCCTTCACTGCTACCGCTTGGGTGCTAATTCTTTCATAGTTAAACCTATAACTTTTGAGGCCTTAGTTGAGGTGATGAATACCTTGTGCCGTTACTGGTTTGAAATCATCTCCCTACCACCGGAGTTTTAA
- a CDS encoding response regulator, with protein sequence MDNNKLKILIVDDQPSNLRFLSKILTDQGYNVKRAISGQLGLNAALGSPPNLILLDIMMPDMDGYELCQKLKSMESTRSVPIIFLSGLDDVQYKIKAFQVGGVDYITKPFQVEEVLARIDTQIALQKLQNKLEEQNALLQQSQSLIASILNSSLDGIAAFATVRNQERKIVDFQWILVNHSVEAILDLKSEELVGKYLLEEMPLHRKNGLFDLYVSVVETGEPLDTEFYYEQEKLSPCWLQIVAVKLNDGFAVTFHNITARKQAEEELARSNAELEQFAYVASHDLQAPLSTIASYAQLLEGRYRDKIDANAMKFIQKMIKGSVRMQSLIDDLLEYSRVSKKSKDFEPTDCNQIFEEACGNLHLAIRKNQATVSRCDLPTVIGDCSQMVQVFQNLIGNAIKYRRDEPPIIHLNAERRETDWLFSVSDNGIGIDSKHSERIFQIFQRLHTQEEYTGTGIGLAICQKIVERHGGQIWVESQLGAGAIFYFTLPYIKL encoded by the coding sequence ATGGATAATAATAAGCTCAAAATATTAATTGTGGACGATCAACCCAGTAATTTACGGTTTTTATCAAAGATTCTGACAGATCAGGGGTATAACGTTAAAAGGGCGATCTCTGGTCAATTAGGGCTTAATGCCGCGCTTGGCTCTCCACCCAATTTAATTTTACTTGATATTATGATGCCGGATATGGACGGCTATGAACTTTGTCAAAAGCTGAAATCTATGGAATCAACTCGCTCAGTTCCCATCATTTTCTTAAGCGGTTTAGATGATGTTCAATATAAAATTAAAGCTTTTCAAGTGGGGGGCGTAGATTATATTACTAAGCCGTTTCAAGTGGAAGAAGTTTTAGCTCGAATTGATACCCAAATTGCCCTTCAAAAGCTGCAAAATAAATTAGAAGAGCAAAATGCTCTCTTGCAACAGTCGCAGTCACTTATAGCAAGTATATTGAACAGCTCTCTCGATGGGATAGCCGCTTTTGCTACTGTCAGGAACCAAGAGAGAAAGATTGTTGATTTCCAATGGATTTTGGTGAACCACTCGGTTGAAGCCATCTTAGATCTCAAATCAGAAGAGCTAGTTGGTAAATATTTGTTAGAAGAAATGCCTCTGCATCGCAAAAATGGTCTCTTTGATTTATATGTTTCTGTAGTCGAAACAGGAGAGCCACTAGATACAGAGTTTTATTACGAACAGGAAAAGCTTAGTCCTTGTTGGTTGCAAATTGTTGCTGTTAAGTTAAATGACGGCTTCGCAGTGACTTTTCACAACATTACAGCCCGCAAACAAGCAGAAGAAGAATTGGCTCGTTCTAATGCGGAACTCGAACAGTTTGCTTATGTTGCTTCCCACGATTTGCAAGCACCTCTATCAACAATAGCCAGCTATGCTCAACTTTTAGAAGGGCGCTACAGAGACAAAATTGACGCTAATGCGATGAAGTTTATTCAGAAAATGATTAAAGGCTCTGTGCGTATGCAGTCGCTAATTGATGATTTGCTAGAATATTCGCGGGTTAGTAAGAAAAGTAAAGATTTTGAGCCAACAGATTGCAATCAAATTTTTGAAGAAGCTTGTGGTAACTTACACTTAGCCATCCGCAAAAATCAAGCCACTGTTAGCCGCTGTGACTTACCTACAGTCATCGGGGATTGTTCTCAAATGGTGCAAGTGTTTCAGAATTTAATTGGGAATGCTATTAAGTATCGCCGCGACGAGCCCCCGATAATTCACCTTAATGCTGAGCGTCGGGAAACAGACTGGTTATTCTCTGTCAGCGATAATGGAATTGGCATTGATTCCAAACATTCAGAGCGAATATTCCAAATTTTTCAGCGACTGCATACACAGGAAGAATATACTGGTACTGGCATTGGTTTAGCAATTTGTCAAAAGATTGTGGAACGTCATGGCGGCCAAATTTGGGTAGAATCTCAACTAGGTGCTGGCGCAATTTTTTATTTTACTCTTCCCTATATTAAACTGTAA